The stretch of DNA TTCGCCCATGACCCGCCGCAGCACCCACAATCGCGCGCGGTCCATCGCGTGGCCCTGGGTGCCGCGGGTGACCGCGTCGAGGAACTCCGTGCAGCCCGCGTCAGCCGACGTCCGCACGACCACCGCGCAAGCCGTGAGGCGGATGTCGTTGGCGGCGCTGGCCCCCTGGCTGATCCCCGAGCTGATCAATGACATCCGCGCAGTGCGGTCGCCCAGGAACGGCAGCCGGGTCACGGCCACGAGTGGTGTCTTCGGTGCGAGCGCCAGTTCAACTGCGGCCGCCACGGTTGCCGGTTCGGCAGGCAGCCTGTCAAGAATGGCCCACGCATCGTCGTTTCGGCCGGCTGCGGCCGCCGCTCGTACGTCCGCCACGGTGGCCTGAGCCGCCGCTTGAACCGATGCGCTGGCGAATGCCGTGGGACTGGCGGCCAGGGTCAGCAGGCAGCCCACCACCAGTTGTTTCATGACATCTATTCTAGCGGGTTTGCCTGGACTGGACCTGCAGCGCGGTCACTCACAAACGCGGTCCAACAAGTCCTCGGCCTTGAGGAACAGGCCGAGCTACGTCCCGGCTTGATCTCCCCGTGCGTAGCTCGGCCTGTTCCTCAAGGCCGAGGCCCTTTCAACGCCGCGTACCAATCAGCCAGGTAATCGGCCATGAATTGGTGGCCGGCGGCCGACCAATGGCAGTCGGCGCGCAGGTAGAGGGCCGGGGCGTCCGCGGGCCGCGTGCGCAGGAAATCGCGCATGGCGGCAGATGGGTCGAGGAGTTCGAACTTGTGCTCCTGAGCCACCGCGCGGAGCCAGGCCTGGATGCCTGAATCGGGGGGCAGGAGCCGATCGTCGCCCAACCCCACGAGCGGGCGGGAGACCGGACATTCGGCGGATGACACCTGGAAGGAGTTGGGGACGTACAGCACGACCAGTCGCCCTCCATCTGCGGCCACGTCCTCGGCAAACAAGCGCAGCTTCTGCGCCGTTTTTGCCGCGGCCAGTTTCTGGTCGTCGGTCCAGCGTTCGAGCGGCCGAATGCCCGGCCAAAAACCTGTCTCGCCGATCTGCCGTGCACGGGGAGAGAGACGTTCCATCGGCTCGGTCAGGAGGGCGTCCGCTTCATCCGGAGACAGAATGGCCTCGCCGGCTGTCTTCCTTGCGAGGGCCACCGCACTGGTGAGATCGAGCCCGCCCGCCTTCTCTCCAAGTCCGGAGACAGAACGCTTCACGGAGGCCAGTTCGAGCCGGTTGGCCATCTCACCGGCCAGGCGCATGGTGCGGAGGTGCGAGTACCAGACCCACCACGGTTCAACCGGCACATCGAAGTAGTCGGGGCGTCCGTCGGGTCGCATCACCGCGCGAAACGTCCGCTCCTCGTCACCGGTCGTCCAGAGATCGTTCCAGAAGAAGAACAAGACCACGGTGCGTGGCTGCAGCCGGCGGCCCGCCTTCAAGTACCAATTCCATTCGAGCAGCGGTGACCAGCCTCGCACGCCCTGGCTGACCACTGTTGCGTTCACCGACCTCGCGGCCAGCGTCTGCGGCAGGCGCGCGCCCAACGTCTGGTCCCACGGAAGCTGCCGCGCCTCCACCATGCTGTCGCCGATGATCAGGAGATCCACGGGCGCCGGGGGCACTTCCGGCCCGCGAGTGCCGAAACCGTTCGTCTCAATCAGCGTCGGAGGGAACTCGTCCAGGGCTGCCGGCTGATTGATGTATGCCGACCGCGGCGGAATGATGTGGTGGAACTGCCTGACCGCGCTCGCATCACCGACCTCGATCACGCTGTCGCCGATATGCAACACGCGGATGGCGGCTTCGGCCACGGCAAAGCTCAGCATCGTGCTCATGGTGATCGCCACCATGTTTCCGTAGATGTGGGAACGTCCGTAACGCGCGACCGCGAGGGTTGCCGCGGCCACACAGGCCATCACTGCGGAGACCCCGGCCCCAAACGGCGTCAGCCCCGAGACCAGGCCGCCAAGACTGAGTGCCCAGAGACCGACCGCGATGCCAATCAGAACACTTCGCGCGATCCGTCCCGTGCCTGGCACGGATGGCCACGGCCCGGCGCACCAGGCGCCCGACCACGCCGCCATGACGCAGAGCACGAACAGCCGCAGCGCTGAAGCCTGCTGTGTCCACCAGAGTGCGTTTGTGGCCGTGAGCACAGCCACGACCGCCCACGGCGCGACGATCGCGACCACCCGCAGGCGCGTGCGGGCGCGCGTGAGCGGGGATGGTATGAGCAGGGATAGCAGCGCGAGGGCGACAACGACACCGCCGCCGGCGAGGACGCCGCGATACAGCGCCGAGAATGGACCCAGTCGCCAGTACAGCGCCGCATACGTTGCCGCCAGCGTTGCGACGGCAATCACATGAACCAGCGACGGACGGTTGGCCTCTGCGGTCACGGCCGTGGCAACTCCGCAGGCAGATTGAGCATCCCACTGCTCCGAAGAAACACGAGCAGTGCGTCGGCGACGGCTGAGTGGCCACGAGGGGAGAGGTGGGCCGTGGTGCGAAGGAATATTCCGGCCGCATCCGGTTGCCGGGCCAGGTCCGGCTGGATATCGCGCACCGGAATGCCGAGAGGCGTCAGCGCCTCCTGGAAACGACGGGACGCGCCATTCCGATCCATCTCGCCGCCCGCCTCTTTCACGATCGCGCGCAGGTTGCTGAAATCTTCATCGTTGACCTGCAGCCGCGCCGGCATCAGCACGATGCCGGTTTGCGCGCCGACGGCAC from Acidobacteriota bacterium encodes:
- a CDS encoding SGNH/GDSL hydrolase family protein yields the protein MTAEANRPSLVHVIAVATLAATYAALYWRLGPFSALYRGVLAGGGVVVALALLSLLIPSPLTRARTRLRVVAIVAPWAVVAVLTATNALWWTQQASALRLFVLCVMAAWSGAWCAGPWPSVPGTGRIARSVLIGIAVGLWALSLGGLVSGLTPFGAGVSAVMACVAAATLAVARYGRSHIYGNMVAITMSTMLSFAVAEAAIRVLHIGDSVIEVGDASAVRQFHHIIPPRSAYINQPAALDEFPPTLIETNGFGTRGPEVPPAPVDLLIIGDSMVEARQLPWDQTLGARLPQTLAARSVNATVVSQGVRGWSPLLEWNWYLKAGRRLQPRTVVLFFFWNDLWTTGDEERTFRAVMRPDGRPDYFDVPVEPWWVWYSHLRTMRLAGEMANRLELASVKRSVSGLGEKAGGLDLTSAVALARKTAGEAILSPDEADALLTEPMERLSPRARQIGETGFWPGIRPLERWTDDQKLAAAKTAQKLRLFAEDVAADGGRLVVLYVPNSFQVSSAECPVSRPLVGLGDDRLLPPDSGIQAWLRAVAQEHKFELLDPSAAMRDFLRTRPADAPALYLRADCHWSAAGHQFMADYLADWYAALKGPRP